Genomic window (Leisingera methylohalidivorans DSM 14336):
TCCTCATGCACTTTGGGGCTGTCTTCCGCCAAGGCGCCGGCCATCCCCACCACCGCGGGTTTGTCGCTGAGATCCAGTTCGATGGCTTCCGCCGCGTCGCGGGCCTGTTCCACCGTGCCGGCGACCACTGCCGCCACGATCTCGCCCACGTGGCGGATGGTGCCATCGGCGATGATCGGATGCCGCGGCTCCTGCTGCGGCTTGCCGTGGCGGTCGGTGACGCCCCAGCCGCAGGGGATGCCGCCGACCTCGGTGAAATCGGCGCCGGTGAAGATCTTCACCACGCCGGGCATCGCCTCGGCCGCGCTGGTGTCGATGGAATTGATGGTTGCATGGGCCACATCGGCGCGCAGGAAATGCACGTAAGCCTGGCCGTGCACGTTGATGTCGTCGGTGTAATTGCCGGCGCCGGTCAGGAACCGCACGTCCTCGCGCCGCTTGGGGCTGGCGCCGATTCCGCTGTCGTTGTCCTTGGGCATATCTGGTCTTCCTCCCTGGAGAGTGCTGCGTTGCGCGCACCTCTTGGTCACTCACTCCTTGTTCGGTTCAGGCCGCCAACCGGCCTGGGGCCGTCGCACTTACCCGGCAGCAATCGCCGAAACATCCTGGCCCGAGGCGGCCATGATCGCCTTGACGATATTGTGGTAGCCGGTGCAGCGGCACAGGTTGCCTTCCAGGTAGTCGCGGACCTCCGCTTCGCTGGGCTTGGGGTTGTCCTTCAGCAGCGCCGCCGCCGACATCACCATGCCCGGCGTGCAAAAGCCGCATTGCAGCCCGTGATGGTCCTGGAACGCCTGCTGGATCGTGTTCAGCGAACCGTCTGCATTGGCCTGTCCTTCGATGGTGGCGACCTCGGCCCCCTCGGCCTCCAGCGCCAGCATGGTGCAGGCTTTCACCGCCAGGCCGTCCACATGCACCACGCAGGCGCCGCACTGGCTGGTGTCGCAGCCCACATGGGTGCCGGTGAGGCCCAGCGCCTCGCGCAGGAATGCGGACAGCAGCGTGCGCCCCTCGACGTCGCCGCTGGCAGCCTTGCCGTTCACGGTCATTGAGACCTTGGCCATAGTACCCTCCCTTTAGCTCGTTTTTATCTGGCTGGGGGGAGTTAAGCACGGGCACAGCGATCCGCGAAGTGTTTTCCGGGCGGCGGCGGCGGTAAAATCCGCGTCAGAAGGGATTACCCATGGTTGTGACCTTGCGTCACAAATCCCTCGCCGCGGTGCCGCATTCAGCCTTCCGCATCGCGGCGCGGCATCGGGCGGGTGGGAATCTCCTTAAGCAAGCCGCCGACGCCCATGGCAGCAATATCCTGCGCGGTGACGGGAATGCCGCAGATCACCCGCTCCAGCACCCAATCGGCGCCGTTCAGCGCCGGGGAGCGGGCACAGCCCGGCAGGCCGATCACCGGCCTGTCCTGAAACGCGCCCAGAAACAACAGGTTGCCGGGGTCGACGGGCATTCCGAAACGGGTCACGCTGCCGCCGGCACTGCGCAGCGCCGCAGGCGCGACGTCATGGGTGTCGGAGGTGGCGGAGCCGGTGAGCACCAGCAGCAGCTCGCCCGGTGCCCGGGTGATCGCCGCTGCCAGCGCATCCTCGCGGTGCGGGACCACCACGCGCTCTGACAGGCTGATGCCCATCCGGTGCAGGCGCCCGGCCATGGCGGCGCGGCCTTTGTCCCGGGGCATGTCCCCGGTCACTTGTGTTTCGATCAGCGTGGCCGAGGAGAAAACCGGGGCCAGCACGCGCATCGCATCGGCGGCGCCGGTGCAGGCCTGACGGACGGCGTCTTCGGGCACTGCATAGGAAATCACCTTGATCGTGGCGATCATGCCGTCTGCATCAGCGCGGTGGTAATCCGGCACCGTTGCGATGGTGATCATCGGGTCAACGGTGTTGAAGGCCTCCAGCTTGGCCAGATCCAGCCGCACCAGCCCGGCGTGCGCGGCATAAAGGTTCACCCGCCCGGTGCCCGCGCCGGAGATGCGGATGCCCTGCGCCGCCGGATCCGGTATCAGCGCAGCCGCCAGCGCCTCTGCCGCGGCATCTTCATGCATGTCGCCCTCTTCCAGCCGGGCGACGGTGAGCTTTGTGTGGCCGGCGGCGGCAAGGTCTGCGAGGTCTGCGCCAGTCAGCTCCGTGCCCTTGGCAACCCTGCGCGAGGCACCTTGCAGCGAATGCGCAAGGATCGCGCCTTCGGCGTCTTTCAAGGCAAGCGCGCCGAACCTCATGGCTGTTTCCCGCGCAGCACGGCGGTCATTTCGGCAAGAATCGAGACCGCGATTTCCGCCGGTCCCGCGGCGCCGATATCAAGGCCGATGGGGCCGTGGATGCGGGCGATCTGCTGTTCTGTGAAGCCGGCCTGCTGCATCCGGGCGGTGCGGGCGGCGTGGGTTTTCCTGCTGCCCAGCGCGCCGATATAAAACACCTCGGCCGCCAGCGCCGCCTGCAATGCCGGGTCGTCCAGTTTCGGGTCATGGGTCAGCAGCACCAGCGCGGTGCGGCTGTCGAGGCCAAGCTTTTCGACCGCCTCATCCGGCCAGTCGTCCATCAGGGTCTCGCCCGGGAAGCGTTCGGCAGAGGCAAAGGCGGCGCGCGGGTCGATGATCACCGGATCATAGCCGGCAATCCGCGCCATCGGCACCAAGGCTTGGGTGATATGGACAGCGCCCACACAGACCAGCCGCAGCGGCGGGTTGTGAACAGCCACAAAGATTTCGCCGCCGTCCTCCAGCCCGGAGCGGTCCAGGCGCATCCGGTCCGGGTGGCCGCCCCGCACCAGCCGCCGGGCGCCGGTGGTCAGGTTCACCTCATAGGCAACGGGCGTGTGGTTTGCGCGGGCCTGCACCAGGTCCTCCAGCAGATCCGCGGGCAGCGCAGAACCGACCGGCTCCACCAGCACCTTGATGGTGCCGCCGCAGGCCAGGCCGGCGGCAAAGGCATCCGCGTCGCTGACGCCGAACTCCAGCAAGCGGTGGCGGCCGTCCTGCAGCGCCTCCATGGCTTCAACCACCACGGCGCCTTCGACGCAGCCGCCGGAGACCGAGCCTTCGATCTGTCCGTCACCGGAGACAACCAGCTGCGCGCCGGTGCGGCGCGGGGCGGATCCCCAGGTCTGCACGACAGTTGCCAGTGCCGCGCCTGTACCGGCCCGATGCCAGTCCAGCGCGGTTTCCGGGGCGTGCTCAAAAAGGGTCAGGGTCTGCATGCGGCGTCCTCGCAGCACCGGGATGTCTGCCGTCATACATCGGCGCTTGGGCCGCGGGTTGCAAGCGTCTTACGCCTCAGAGCAGCGCCATCAGGCGCGCCTTTTCCCCGGCATCCGACGGGTTGGATATCACCTGCGCCAGGTCCTGCAGCGAGGCGATCGAATGGCCCGCGCGGAAGCTGTCGGTATAGGGCAGCATGGCGCGGATGCCCTGCGCCTTGGGGGCAAAGCCGTCCCAGCGCAGCAAGGGATTCAGCCAGATCAGGCGGCGCGACGAGAGCTGCAGCCGCTGCATTTCGCGGGCCAGTCCTTCGGGGCCGCCGCGATCAAGCCCGTCGGTGATCAGCAGCACCACCGCCCCCTGCCCCATGACACGGCGCGACCAGTC
Coding sequences:
- a CDS encoding molybdopterin-binding protein, whose translation is MRFGALALKDAEGAILAHSLQGASRRVAKGTELTGADLADLAAAGHTKLTVARLEEGDMHEDAAAEALAAALIPDPAAQGIRISGAGTGRVNLYAAHAGLVRLDLAKLEAFNTVDPMITIATVPDYHRADADGMIATIKVISYAVPEDAVRQACTGAADAMRVLAPVFSSATLIETQVTGDMPRDKGRAAMAGRLHRMGISLSERVVVPHREDALAAAITRAPGELLLVLTGSATSDTHDVAPAALRSAGGSVTRFGMPVDPGNLLFLGAFQDRPVIGLPGCARSPALNGADWVLERVICGIPVTAQDIAAMGVGGLLKEIPTRPMPRRDAEG
- a CDS encoding XdhC family protein, with protein sequence MQTLTLFEHAPETALDWHRAGTGAALATVVQTWGSAPRRTGAQLVVSGDGQIEGSVSGGCVEGAVVVEAMEALQDGRHRLLEFGVSDADAFAAGLACGGTIKVLVEPVGSALPADLLEDLVQARANHTPVAYEVNLTTGARRLVRGGHPDRMRLDRSGLEDGGEIFVAVHNPPLRLVCVGAVHITQALVPMARIAGYDPVIIDPRAAFASAERFPGETLMDDWPDEAVEKLGLDSRTALVLLTHDPKLDDPALQAALAAEVFYIGALGSRKTHAARTARMQQAGFTEQQIARIHGPIGLDIGAAGPAEIAVSILAEMTAVLRGKQP
- a CDS encoding (2Fe-2S)-binding protein; translated protein: MAKVSMTVNGKAASGDVEGRTLLSAFLREALGLTGTHVGCDTSQCGACVVHVDGLAVKACTMLALEAEGAEVATIEGQANADGSLNTIQQAFQDHHGLQCGFCTPGMVMSAAALLKDNPKPSEAEVRDYLEGNLCRCTGYHNIVKAIMAASGQDVSAIAAG